The Acidimicrobiales bacterium genomic sequence CACCCGCCTGGCCGCCCTGTTCCACGACGTGGGCAAGCCCAAGACCCGCTCCTACGCCCAGGGCAAGGGCGTGTCGTTCCACCACCACGAGGTGGTCGGGGCCCGCATGACCCGCGAGCGCATGACCGCCCTCAAGTACTCCAACGACGACGTCGAGGCGGTGACCTCACTGGTGGAGCTGCACCTGCGGTTCCACACCTACCGGCTGGGGTGGACCGACTCGGCGGTGCGCCGCTTCGTGCGCGACGCCGGGCCCCTGCTGCCGGAGCTGATCGAGCTCACCCGCTGCGACTGCACCACCCGCAACCAGCGCAAGGCGGCCACCCTGGCCCGGCGCATGGACGAGCTGGAGGAGCGCATCGCCGAGCTGGAGCAGGCCGAGGAGCTGAAGGCCCTGCGCCCCGACCTGGACGGCCGGGCCGTGATGGAGCGCCTGGGCGTCCCCCCCGGTCCCGTGGTGGGCCGGGCCATGGCCTTCCTCATGGAGCTGCGCCTGGAGGAGGGTCCACTGAGTCCCGACGAGGCCGGCCGCCGCCTGGACCAGTGGTGGGCGGCCCAGCAGCCCCCACCCCCACCGGGCTGACCATCGGGCGGCCGTCCGCCGACGGCGGAGGCTGGGCCGCCTCACCGCCGGTGCGAGGTCGGGCCACGCTGCGGCCGGTGGGACGGCCAGCAGTGGGTGGTGATGTAGTCGGTCATGGCTTCCACCGCGGCCTGGATCTCCGGCGGCCAGCTCTCGGTGAGGTTGGAGCCCGGGTCGTCGGGGTCGACGCCTCCCTCGGCCAGGAAGGACCGGTAGGCCTCCAACGAGGTCCGGATCTCGGCGGGGGCCACGTCGCGCAGAGCGGTGATGTCGGCCACGTGCTCGGCCGAGCCGACGTAGGCCTCGGGCTTCTCGCCGGCCAGGGCGTCGGCGGTCGAGCAGAACCGGGCGAGCTCCTCCGGGCTGGGGGGCTCCGGGTCGAGGTCGGTGCGGGGGCCCGCGGTCTCCGCGGGCTGGTCGGGCTCGGCCGCCCGCGGCCCCCGGTCGGTGCTCACCCGTCGGTCACGGGCACGACCCTGACACGCACCACCGCCGGCCATCGGTGACACGGCCGGCGAGAAGGTGGGGCCGGCGGTGAGGCTCCCCGAGCCGCGACCCACCCCGGGACGGCCCGGAGGATGGGGCGTGCCATGATCGGCCCCGCCGCCGACGCCGAGTCCAGGGGGACCGAGCAGCATGGCCGACACCACCGTCCGCCCCGACCTGATCGACGCGCTGGTCGCGGTGGTGGGCGAGGCCCACGTCGCCACCGGCGCAGCCATCGCCGAGGACGACACCCACGACGAGGCCCTCACCGTCACCCCCGTCACCCCCCTGGCCGTGGTCCGGCCGGCCACCACGGCCGAGGTGGCGGCCGTGCTGCGGGCCGCGGACGAGGCCCGGGTGCCGGTCACGGCCCGGGGCTCGGGCACCGGCCTCTCCGGGGCCGCGGTGCCGGTGGAGGGCGGCATCGTCGTGGCCTTCGACCGCATGAAGGCCGTCCTGGAGATCGACACCGAGAACCACATGGCCGTGGTCCAGCCCGGCCTCACCCTGGCCGAGCTGGACGACGCCCTCCGGCCCCACGGCCTCGTCTACCCGGTGTTCCCCGGTGAGAACAGCGCCAGCCTGGGCGGCAACGTCAACACCAACGCCGGTGGGATGCGGGCCGTGAAGTACGGCGTGACCCGGCACCACGTCCTGGGCCTGGAGATGGTGCTGCCCTCCGGCGAGGTCCTCCGCACCGGCGGCAAGGTGGTGAAGGCCACCTCCGGCTACGACCTGACCCAGCTGGTCATCGGATCCGAGGGCACCCTGGCCCTGGTCACCGAGGTGACCCTCAAGCTCCACCCTCGCCTGGAGCACTCGGCCACCGTGCTGGCCCCCTTCGCCACCCTGGACGAGGTCACCGCGGTGGTGCCCGAGGTGGTGCGCAGCGGCATCCAGCCCATGATCGTGGAGTACATCGACCTGCTGACCATGGCGGCGGCCACCGCCTTCGTGGGCCTGGACCTGGGCATCCCCACCGACGTCAAGGAGAAGGCCCTGGCCTACCTGGTCATCGTGGTCGAGGGCCGCACCGCCGAGCGGGTCGAGGAGGACACCGCCCTGGTGGCCGAGATGCTGGGCGGGGCGGGGGCCATAGACGTCTACGTGCTGCCGGCGACGGCCGGGCCCGGGCTGATCGACGCCCGGGAGAAGGCGTTCTGGGTGGCCAAGGCCAACGGCGCCAACGACATCGTGGACGTGGTCGTGCCCCGGGCCTCCATGCCCGCCTACCTGGCCCGGGTGAGCGAGGTCGCCGGCGCCACCGGGTCGTGGATCGCCGGCTGCGGCCACGCCGGCGACGGCAACGTCCACCTCTCGATCTTCCAGGCCGACGA encodes the following:
- a CDS encoding FAD-linked oxidase C-terminal domain-containing protein, translated to MADTTVRPDLIDALVAVVGEAHVATGAAIAEDDTHDEALTVTPVTPLAVVRPATTAEVAAVLRAADEARVPVTARGSGTGLSGAAVPVEGGIVVAFDRMKAVLEIDTENHMAVVQPGLTLAELDDALRPHGLVYPVFPGENSASLGGNVNTNAGGMRAVKYGVTRHHVLGLEMVLPSGEVLRTGGKVVKATSGYDLTQLVIGSEGTLALVTEVTLKLHPRLEHSATVLAPFATLDEVTAVVPEVVRSGIQPMIVEYIDLLTMAAATAFVGLDLGIPTDVKEKALAYLVIVVEGRTAERVEEDTALVAEMLGGAGAIDVYVLPATAGPGLIDAREKAFWVAKANGANDIVDVVVPRASMPAYLARVSEVAGATGSWIAGCGHAGDGNVHLSIFQADDAVRTAALRDVFQAGIDLGGAISGEHGIGTEKQHLFLDLEDPAKLALMGRVKAAFDPHGTLNPGTLLG